One window of Cohnella hashimotonis genomic DNA carries:
- a CDS encoding ABC transporter permease, which yields MNKRSLFKNYLTHKYFFVMLLPVLVYYAIFHYAPMYGVLIAFQDYQFLKGVWGSPWVGLDNFRDLFGGLYFGQVLRNTLLINFYKLIFGFTAPILLAVLINEVSVKWFKKSVQTISYLPHFLSWVVLAGMVIEFLSPSRGPINMLLTWLGADAVFFMSEPGWFRSILVSTDIWRNIGFSSIIYLAAIAGINPEMYEASEVDGISRIQKIWYVTIPSIAPVIVIMLILNSGSIINDDFEQVFNLLNAKVMDVGEVLSTYTYTEGLLKMNYSYAAAVGLFKNVVALVLVLSANYIASRFSDDTIF from the coding sequence ATGAATAAGCGTTCGTTGTTCAAAAATTATTTGACTCATAAATACTTTTTCGTCATGCTGCTTCCAGTGCTCGTTTATTACGCGATTTTCCATTATGCCCCAATGTACGGCGTGCTGATCGCGTTCCAGGATTATCAGTTTTTGAAAGGCGTATGGGGCAGTCCGTGGGTGGGGCTGGACAATTTCCGGGACCTGTTTGGCGGGCTGTACTTCGGCCAGGTGCTGCGCAATACGCTGCTCATCAATTTCTACAAGCTGATTTTCGGGTTTACGGCGCCTATTTTGCTGGCGGTCCTTATTAATGAAGTTTCGGTCAAATGGTTTAAAAAATCGGTCCAGACGATCAGCTATTTGCCGCATTTTCTGTCCTGGGTCGTGCTGGCCGGCATGGTCATCGAGTTTTTATCTCCGAGCCGCGGACCGATCAACATGCTGCTTACCTGGCTCGGCGCGGACGCCGTTTTCTTCATGAGCGAGCCGGGCTGGTTCCGAAGCATACTCGTCAGCACGGACATTTGGCGGAATATCGGGTTCTCCTCCATTATTTATCTGGCTGCGATCGCCGGCATCAATCCGGAGATGTACGAGGCTTCGGAGGTGGACGGCATCAGCCGGATTCAGAAAATCTGGTACGTGACGATTCCGTCCATCGCGCCGGTCATCGTCATTATGCTCATTTTGAATTCGGGCTCGATCATCAACGATGATTTCGAACAGGTATTCAATCTGCTCAACGCCAAGGTCATGGACGTCGGCGAAGTGTTATCCACCTATACGTACACCGAGGGCTTGCTCAAGATGAACTATAGCTATGCCGCCGCCGTGGGCTTGTTCAAAAACGTGGTTGCGCTCGTGCTCGTCCTGTCGGCTAACTACATCGCCAGCAGATTCTCGGACGACACCATTTTCTAG
- a CDS encoding alpha/beta hydrolase family protein — protein MNPGQGFVAVSFDPVAHGERRNGSKEQFQTKLRENKRRYFWLIMAHFAEEYPRIVDWALGGFGIHGNVLAGGVSMGGDISVVAAGIDRRIQAVAACISTPDWLRPGTDEKPSSPDVYAINCYLRCNPITNLPSYEHVPAICYLNGSEDAHVPPDRARRFRRALEEVYASSPARFEIIEYIGTGHRMTEQMLDDAVRWFQRWGYNR, from the coding sequence ATGAATCCTGGCCAAGGTTTTGTTGCCGTATCCTTCGACCCTGTTGCTCACGGTGAACGTAGAAATGGAAGCAAAGAGCAATTTCAGACTAAGTTGCGAGAAAATAAACGTCGTTATTTCTGGCTGATTATGGCTCACTTTGCTGAAGAGTATCCCCGAATCGTGGATTGGGCGCTCGGCGGGTTCGGCATACATGGAAACGTTCTCGCAGGCGGTGTCTCAATGGGAGGAGATATTTCGGTCGTCGCTGCTGGTATTGATAGACGTATTCAAGCAGTCGCGGCCTGTATTTCGACGCCTGATTGGCTCAGACCCGGGACCGATGAAAAGCCTAGTAGCCCTGATGTGTATGCAATAAATTGTTATTTACGGTGTAATCCGATCACAAATTTGCCCTCGTATGAACATGTCCCCGCAATTTGCTACCTTAACGGGAGCGAAGACGCTCATGTTCCGCCGGACAGAGCGCGGAGATTCCGGCGGGCGTTAGAGGAAGTCTATGCTTCATCTCCAGCACGTTTCGAGATTATCGAATATATAGGAACGGGCCATCGAATGACGGAGCAAATGCTTGATGATGCGGTGCGATGGTTTCAAAGGTGGGGCTATAACCGGTGA
- a CDS encoding histidine phosphatase family protein codes for MIVYVIRHGESLANIKQSTEADCSLSPRGERQAIRVRDFFDRNRLDTVFSSPLRRTIQTSLSLARSKQLPVMLVPEMTEY; via the coding sequence TTGATTGTATACGTAATTCGGCACGGCGAGTCTCTTGCGAACATTAAACAATCGACAGAAGCGGACTGCAGTCTCTCACCGCGGGGAGAACGACAAGCCATCCGGGTTCGGGACTTTTTCGATCGAAATCGACTCGACACGGTATTCAGCAGTCCGTTGCGGCGAACGATCCAGACATCGCTATCGCTGGCGCGCAGCAAGCAGCTGCCCGTCATGCTCGTGCCGGAAATGACCGAATATTAA
- a CDS encoding sugar phosphate isomerase/epimerase family protein, which translates to MKYAFVSFSCPEASLAEVLRMARDYNYDGFEARCGFGHGHGIEVSLTAEACADVKQAFADGGVVLQVLSVSCRYANPDTVAENIALTRDYIQLAQRLAVPLLRVFCGEITAGRSREASRLQIVAALRELAPLAEAAGVTLAVETHDDWSDPAEMRTVMEAVDHPSVGVVWDLMHTLRGGGTPMEEAYRLLSPWLKHVHFHDGLLELDRLVFLPLGEGEIDHRPAVKILIQNRYQGYLSGEWLDWEPPQLHLPRELQSMLRYEQEAVKL; encoded by the coding sequence GTGAAATATGCCTTCGTATCTTTTTCTTGCCCGGAAGCCAGTCTGGCCGAGGTGCTGCGGATGGCTCGCGATTATAATTACGACGGCTTCGAAGCGCGCTGCGGGTTCGGTCATGGCCACGGCATCGAGGTTTCACTGACGGCCGAAGCTTGCGCAGACGTGAAGCAGGCATTTGCGGACGGCGGCGTCGTACTGCAGGTCTTGAGCGTATCCTGCCGCTACGCCAACCCCGATACCGTCGCCGAAAATATCGCTTTGACGCGGGATTATATCCAGCTTGCGCAAAGACTTGCCGTACCGCTGCTGCGCGTATTCTGCGGTGAAATTACTGCCGGCCGCAGCCGCGAGGCTTCTCGCCTGCAGATCGTTGCCGCGCTCCGCGAGCTTGCGCCCCTGGCTGAAGCCGCCGGTGTGACGCTTGCGGTCGAGACGCACGACGACTGGTCCGACCCTGCCGAGATGAGAACCGTCATGGAAGCGGTAGACCATCCGTCAGTCGGCGTCGTCTGGGATCTCATGCACACGCTGAGAGGTGGCGGCACTCCGATGGAGGAAGCCTATCGGCTTCTCTCGCCCTGGCTGAAGCATGTTCACTTCCATGACGGCTTGCTCGAACTTGACCGGCTCGTCTTTCTTCCGCTCGGCGAAGGGGAGATCGATCATCGGCCAGCGGTAAAGATTTTAATACAAAATCGGTATCAAGGCTATTTGAGCGGGGAATGGCTCGATTGGGAGCCGCCTCAGCTCCACCTGCCACGTGAACTTCAATCCATGCTTCGGTACGAGCAAGAAGCTGTAAAATTGTAG
- a CDS encoding extracellular solute-binding protein, which produces MRQTTRRIAGMTLAVAMSAGLLAGCSKGNEEQTGQGASASTGASQGASSASTQPIALEWLGYDSYGQPDPNSSVVKMVEKKFNAKFDFWYVDSQKWEDNLNVRLASGEMPDVLKITNRQNLPKYVSQGIISPIPMETLEKFAPTYVKFLNENYPETWDGVKYQGNIYAIPMTNLNGSYPTVVIWRKDWLDKVGITKVPETIDEYEQAFAKFRNDDPDQDGKKDTYGLSDFALPNILGAYGYPGISDFKGAAKGDASKSIQFTMKDDNVVIAAIQPEMKEALATLQKWYKAGLIDPEFVTSENTTGYWADSQAFYNSKIGITGMSMFYHWRNELNPDIPDDAGGGQYKAFKESVPSGEAVFGVPAVGPNGAAGTPMWDTASHPIAITTQAMKDPQKLELLLKMIEAACTDYEYYLTLTNGQKDVDWKLDEDKFINLTASDTLAEANVKGKNVLNAKVSYDPFIKKRDAFDYQFADKYAKIAGYSAVYVPNVEAYGKYSNTLNKLTVDAYFKIITGGADVDAFDKYVADFRANGGDELEKEANEAYKTMVGK; this is translated from the coding sequence ATGAGACAAACGACCAGAAGGATTGCCGGAATGACGCTGGCGGTCGCGATGAGCGCGGGCTTGCTCGCAGGATGCAGCAAAGGCAATGAAGAACAGACAGGGCAGGGGGCCAGCGCCAGTACGGGCGCCAGTCAAGGCGCATCCTCGGCAAGCACGCAGCCGATCGCGCTCGAATGGCTGGGCTACGATTCTTATGGCCAGCCGGATCCGAACTCGAGCGTCGTAAAGATGGTAGAGAAAAAGTTCAACGCCAAATTTGACTTCTGGTATGTCGATTCGCAAAAATGGGAGGATAACCTGAATGTGCGCCTCGCGTCGGGCGAGATGCCGGACGTGTTGAAGATCACGAACCGGCAGAACCTGCCCAAATACGTGTCGCAAGGCATTATTTCGCCCATTCCGATGGAAACGCTAGAAAAATTCGCGCCGACCTATGTTAAATTTTTGAACGAGAATTATCCCGAGACATGGGATGGCGTCAAGTACCAAGGCAATATCTACGCGATCCCCATGACGAATTTGAACGGATCCTATCCGACGGTCGTCATCTGGCGCAAGGATTGGCTCGACAAGGTGGGGATCACTAAAGTTCCCGAGACGATCGACGAATACGAGCAGGCGTTCGCGAAGTTCCGCAACGACGACCCGGATCAGGATGGCAAGAAGGACACGTACGGCCTGTCGGACTTTGCCCTGCCGAATATTTTGGGCGCATACGGCTATCCGGGCATCAGTGACTTCAAGGGCGCGGCCAAAGGAGACGCCAGCAAATCGATTCAGTTCACGATGAAGGACGACAACGTCGTCATCGCGGCGATTCAGCCAGAAATGAAGGAAGCGCTTGCAACGCTGCAGAAATGGTATAAGGCCGGACTGATTGATCCCGAGTTCGTGACATCCGAGAATACGACGGGCTATTGGGCGGATTCTCAGGCGTTCTATAACAGCAAAATCGGCATTACGGGAATGTCCATGTTCTATCACTGGCGCAACGAGCTCAATCCGGACATCCCGGACGATGCCGGCGGCGGTCAATACAAGGCGTTCAAGGAATCCGTCCCGAGCGGGGAAGCCGTCTTCGGCGTCCCGGCCGTCGGACCGAACGGCGCCGCGGGCACGCCGATGTGGGATACGGCCAGCCACCCGATCGCGATCACGACGCAGGCCATGAAGGACCCGCAAAAGCTCGAGCTGCTGCTGAAGATGATCGAAGCCGCCTGCACCGACTACGAGTACTATCTGACGCTGACCAACGGCCAAAAAGACGTGGATTGGAAGCTGGATGAGGACAAGTTCATCAACCTGACGGCTTCCGATACGCTGGCCGAAGCCAACGTGAAGGGCAAAAACGTGCTGAACGCCAAAGTGTCCTACGATCCGTTCATCAAGAAGCGCGATGCGTTCGACTACCAATTCGCCGACAAATACGCGAAGATCGCTGGCTACAGCGCCGTTTACGTTCCTAACGTAGAAGCGTACGGCAAATACTCCAACACGCTCAATAAGCTGACGGTAGACGCATACTTCAAGATCATTACCGGCGGAGCGGACGTCGATGCGTTCGACAAATACGTGGCCGACTTCCGCGCCAACGGCGGCGACGAGCTGGAAAAAGAAGCGAACGAAGCTTACAAAACGATGGTAGGAAAATAA
- a CDS encoding DMT family transporter, with product MLGSEAPSRFRRRGSEPAIKKSNAWGYACILAVVLLWGSAASVGRYLGEAGSPLTLSIWRLALGLVFLGLVRLAALAGPPAKRGARRRAGVRGLHDADSFSAVATSLFQRWLPVWIAGILGYGLMIWLFFAAARTTLASHIVLILSLAPVSTMLIARLTGDRQAARGSLWPTLLCLGGVTIMAAPQASGSGASLAGDVLAVLAMFSFSAYTVLTKRYGGDLPPLQLNTHGMSAGLLFLWALLAITEKSMGLHAFDTPGQWTAIVYLGAATTGLAYLLYTLALARLPMDRVMPFIFLQPAVGVLLSAVWLAEALTLNVALGMCAIIGGLFWNHASRKMSAQTIGRDPT from the coding sequence ATGCTGGGTTCGGAAGCGCCTTCCCGATTTCGTAGACGAGGGAGTGAACCTGCAATCAAAAAATCGAACGCTTGGGGCTATGCCTGCATCCTGGCGGTCGTGCTGTTATGGGGCTCGGCCGCCTCCGTAGGCCGCTATTTGGGAGAAGCGGGCTCGCCGCTAACGCTGTCGATATGGCGGCTTGCGCTCGGCCTCGTATTTCTGGGGCTCGTACGGCTGGCCGCCCTGGCCGGGCCGCCCGCCAAGCGAGGAGCCCGCCGGCGAGCCGGCGTCCGCGGACTGCATGACGCCGACTCCTTCTCCGCGGTTGCCACCTCGCTATTCCAAAGATGGCTCCCGGTCTGGATCGCCGGCATTCTCGGCTACGGCCTTATGATCTGGCTCTTTTTTGCGGCGGCGCGAACGACGCTGGCGAGTCACATCGTCCTGATCCTGTCGCTAGCGCCCGTCTCTACGATGCTGATCGCCCGGCTGACCGGCGATAGGCAGGCTGCCCGCGGCAGCCTTTGGCCGACGCTGTTGTGCTTGGGCGGCGTGACCATCATGGCTGCGCCGCAGGCGTCGGGATCGGGCGCGAGCCTGGCGGGCGATGTGCTCGCCGTGCTCGCCATGTTCTCTTTTTCCGCCTATACCGTGTTGACCAAACGGTACGGCGGCGATCTGCCCCCGCTGCAGCTCAACACGCACGGCATGTCCGCCGGTCTTTTGTTCCTGTGGGCGCTGCTTGCGATCACGGAAAAAAGCATGGGCCTGCATGCATTCGACACGCCCGGGCAGTGGACGGCGATCGTTTATTTGGGAGCGGCGACGACGGGACTTGCTTATTTGCTCTACACGTTAGCGCTGGCGCGCCTGCCGATGGATCGCGTCATGCCGTTTATTTTTTTGCAGCCGGCTGTCGGTGTCCTGCTGTCCGCCGTCTGGCTCGCGGAGGCGCTGACCTTGAACGTAGCGCTCGGCATGTGCGCCATCATCGGTGGTTTGTTCTGGAATCATGCTTCGCGGAAAATGTCCGCGCAAACAATTGGGAGGGATCCGACATGA
- a CDS encoding carbohydrate ABC transporter permease, with protein sequence MRHRRTTSDTVFLVFVYAFLGALSLASLLPLMQAITISLSPPEVVNSYGFHLIPTRFDFAGFERVIHYDTIWTAYGNTIVRTLLGTAITLVMTFLGAYPLSKRTLPNRKLWTGIVVLTMFFSGGMIPAYLLIKNIGIMNSIWALVLPGAVSAFMLLIVRNFIMALPESLEESAKIDGANDIVILFRIVLPLSLPIIATVGLYAGVGHWNAWFDSMIYIQDERKQVLQMILRKILLEGQDVSAESGSGVHAQAVNSETVKMAALVVSVLPILFVYPFLQKYFVKGTLMGSVKG encoded by the coding sequence ATGAGACATAGACGTACGACGTCAGACACCGTGTTTTTGGTTTTCGTATATGCGTTCCTCGGGGCGTTGTCGCTCGCGTCTTTGCTGCCGCTTATGCAAGCGATTACGATCTCGCTGAGTCCGCCCGAGGTCGTCAACAGCTACGGGTTTCACCTGATTCCGACCCGGTTCGATTTCGCAGGCTTTGAACGGGTCATTCATTACGATACGATCTGGACCGCATACGGCAATACGATCGTCCGCACGCTGCTCGGCACGGCGATCACGCTGGTCATGACGTTTCTCGGCGCTTATCCGCTCTCCAAGCGGACGCTTCCGAACCGCAAGCTTTGGACGGGAATCGTCGTACTGACGATGTTTTTCTCGGGGGGCATGATACCGGCGTATCTGCTGATCAAGAACATCGGCATCATGAACTCGATCTGGGCGCTGGTGTTGCCCGGCGCGGTTAGCGCATTTATGCTGCTGATCGTCCGGAACTTCATCATGGCGCTTCCCGAGAGCCTGGAGGAATCGGCGAAGATCGACGGCGCCAACGATATCGTCATCTTGTTCCGCATCGTGCTGCCGCTGTCTCTGCCGATCATCGCGACGGTCGGGCTCTATGCCGGCGTCGGACACTGGAACGCCTGGTTCGACAGCATGATCTACATTCAGGACGAGCGCAAGCAGGTGCTGCAGATGATTTTACGCAAAATTTTGCTGGAGGGTCAGGATGTGTCCGCAGAATCCGGCTCGGGGGTGCATGCGCAAGCGGTGAACTCCGAGACGGTCAAAATGGCCGCGCTGGTCGTGTCCGTCCTGCCGATTCTGTTCGTGTATCCGTTTCTGCAAAAGTACTTCGTAAAAGGCACGCTGATGGGCTCCGTCAAAGGTTAA
- a CDS encoding Gfo/Idh/MocA family protein produces the protein MTTEIVKIGIIGCGVIGKLHIKSALEAPWVAVIAIADAYPAAARQAAEHFGIGRTYDDAAALLADRMIDAVVLAVPTNVRTELALQALEAGKHVLLEKPLAMSSADILRISDAAEKARQAFGPRTVAFCSSRFRHLAHAKAAAAWIAEDHLGDIRVIRCRVTDPSPGRPSTPQPYWRVHSEVNGGGIVSNWGIYDLDYLLGLTGWQLEPEWALARMWGLGEPIADYFPPDADTETYGAAYIQCRDRISLTYERGEFMAAPQERSWQIVGSKASLTLHMTWPSEKKIVASILHPETGVETRTIWEGNEDSSWVDKGALFDFTRAIIEGRPPMTGLVEALKLQRMMDAIYLSAKSDKPVQLLSVGDRATSKGGAAQ, from the coding sequence ATGACCACGGAAATCGTAAAAATTGGCATTATCGGGTGCGGCGTAATCGGGAAACTTCATATTAAATCGGCGCTTGAGGCGCCCTGGGTCGCGGTCATTGCCATCGCCGACGCTTATCCTGCTGCGGCGCGGCAGGCAGCCGAACACTTCGGGATCGGCCGCACGTACGACGATGCCGCAGCCCTGCTGGCAGACCGCATGATCGATGCCGTCGTGCTGGCTGTCCCGACGAATGTCCGCACAGAACTTGCGCTGCAGGCGCTGGAAGCCGGCAAGCATGTGCTGCTGGAAAAGCCCCTCGCCATGAGCTCAGCTGATATTCTGCGCATCAGCGACGCGGCAGAAAAAGCGCGGCAAGCCTTCGGCCCCCGCACCGTCGCCTTTTGCTCCTCGCGGTTCCGTCATCTCGCGCACGCCAAGGCGGCGGCCGCGTGGATCGCGGAGGACCATCTCGGCGACATTCGCGTCATCCGGTGCCGCGTTACGGACCCTTCGCCGGGACGTCCGTCGACGCCGCAGCCATACTGGCGCGTCCACAGCGAGGTGAATGGCGGCGGCATTGTCTCTAACTGGGGGATTTACGATTTGGATTATTTGCTGGGCCTAACGGGATGGCAGCTTGAGCCCGAATGGGCGTTGGCCCGCATGTGGGGACTCGGGGAGCCGATCGCCGACTATTTTCCGCCCGATGCGGATACGGAAACGTACGGTGCCGCTTATATTCAATGTAGGGATCGAATCTCCCTCACTTATGAGCGCGGCGAATTCATGGCAGCGCCGCAGGAGCGATCATGGCAGATCGTCGGCAGCAAGGCCAGCCTGACGCTTCATATGACTTGGCCTTCAGAGAAAAAAATCGTCGCTTCCATTCTCCATCCGGAAACGGGCGTAGAAACGCGAACGATATGGGAAGGCAATGAGGACTCTTCGTGGGTCGATAAAGGCGCCTTATTCGATTTTACGCGGGCTATTATAGAAGGACGTCCCCCGATGACTGGACTGGTGGAAGCGCTAAAGCTGCAACGAATGATGGATGCGATCTATTTGTCCGCCAAGTCCGATAAGCCCGTTCAATTGTTGTCCGTGGGGGATAGGGCGACAAGCAAAGGAGGCGCGGCGCAGTGA
- a CDS encoding heparinase II/III domain-containing protein, giving the protein MSMYSFNTIRRELARDRPSPLSFPFGIPVREGSLLPYVEARAYLGPLVEEIRAHAQLAIDTPIPPLTFSQFITFEQTGLRQAYETPYFERRGRLLALTLDMLLDGAKDRSVEALENLAWDICGEYTWCLPACLPAGVEAATTARIPPECQVDLFAAETAHALAELLYLVGDRLQPWIGCRIRSEIERRVFRPMFHDPVPFDWESRQDNWSAVCGGAVGMTALLLERDKERLAGMIDRVLRSLTCFLESYGEDGGCPEGIGYWFYGFGYYAYFADMLALYTDGGLDLLAGDKARAIAAFPAAFALSESRALNYSDAGLITWHTGLLSRLAERLGTPVPEVKMVPPLNADGSYRWAHVTRNLLWTDMGLFERPLPDGGVFFRDMEVAVDRRHSEGEMFAFSAKGGHNGESHNHNDLGHFILHVGGENLLADPGAGLYTREYFGPERYSLLHNSSEGHSVPLVDGQPQLAGKAHAAELLFCEWEEDRLRIGWELAKAYDNSKLSSFRREFVWHWQTGNASVPSESNETYETSEACDSDPSAVLELTDRFDCRQTPVQVLQQFVSLHRPRLENGHFVWRGKKGEVTLHYDSEAFIAEVLADKVQDFAGREQIVYRLRLRATSASLRINHVFRFECSAGTGQISS; this is encoded by the coding sequence ATGTCCATGTACAGCTTCAACACGATACGCCGCGAGCTCGCACGGGACCGGCCGAGCCCGCTTTCGTTTCCGTTCGGCATCCCCGTCCGCGAGGGCAGCCTGCTGCCGTACGTGGAGGCGCGCGCTTACCTCGGTCCGCTGGTCGAGGAGATCCGCGCGCACGCTCAGCTGGCGATCGATACGCCGATTCCGCCGCTTACGTTTTCTCAATTTATAACGTTTGAGCAGACCGGCCTTCGGCAGGCGTACGAGACCCCGTATTTCGAACGAAGAGGCAGGCTCCTGGCGCTCACGCTCGATATGCTGCTGGACGGGGCGAAAGACCGAAGCGTAGAAGCTTTGGAGAATCTGGCGTGGGACATTTGCGGCGAATATACCTGGTGCTTGCCCGCCTGTCTGCCCGCCGGGGTCGAGGCGGCGACGACCGCGCGCATACCGCCCGAATGCCAGGTCGATCTGTTCGCGGCGGAGACGGCGCATGCGCTGGCCGAACTGCTGTACCTGGTCGGCGACCGGCTCCAGCCATGGATCGGCTGCCGTATTCGCAGCGAGATCGAACGCCGCGTGTTCCGTCCGATGTTCCACGATCCGGTTCCCTTCGACTGGGAGTCTCGCCAGGATAACTGGTCGGCCGTATGCGGCGGCGCCGTCGGGATGACGGCATTGCTTCTGGAGCGCGATAAGGAGCGGCTGGCGGGCATGATCGACCGGGTCCTTCGCAGCCTGACCTGTTTTCTGGAGAGTTACGGGGAGGACGGCGGCTGCCCGGAGGGGATCGGCTACTGGTTTTACGGATTCGGCTACTACGCGTACTTCGCCGACATGCTGGCCCTGTACACGGATGGCGGCCTGGATCTGCTGGCAGGCGACAAAGCGAGGGCCATCGCCGCGTTTCCAGCCGCATTCGCTCTATCGGAGAGCCGGGCTCTGAACTACTCCGACGCCGGATTGATCACTTGGCATACCGGCTTGCTGAGTCGGCTGGCGGAACGTCTGGGGACGCCTGTCCCCGAAGTAAAGATGGTGCCGCCACTTAATGCCGACGGCAGCTACCGGTGGGCGCATGTGACGCGCAATTTGCTCTGGACAGACATGGGGTTGTTTGAACGGCCTCTGCCGGATGGGGGCGTCTTTTTCCGGGATATGGAGGTGGCGGTGGACCGGCGTCATTCGGAAGGGGAGATGTTCGCCTTCTCGGCCAAAGGCGGCCATAACGGCGAATCGCACAACCACAACGATCTGGGTCACTTTATCCTGCATGTCGGCGGCGAAAATCTGCTGGCGGATCCTGGCGCCGGATTGTATACGCGCGAGTACTTCGGTCCGGAACGCTACAGTCTGCTGCACAATTCGTCCGAAGGCCATTCCGTGCCTCTCGTGGACGGTCAACCGCAGCTCGCGGGCAAGGCGCACGCTGCCGAGCTGTTATTCTGCGAATGGGAAGAGGATCGGCTTCGGATCGGCTGGGAGCTTGCCAAAGCTTACGACAATTCGAAGCTATCGAGCTTCCGGCGCGAATTCGTCTGGCATTGGCAGACAGGCAACGCAAGCGTTCCAAGCGAGTCGAACGAGACGTACGAGACGAGCGAAGCTTGCGATTCGGACCCATCTGCCGTATTGGAGCTGACCGATCGCTTCGATTGCCGGCAGACGCCTGTCCAGGTCCTACAGCAATTCGTCAGCCTGCATCGGCCGAGGCTGGAGAACGGCCATTTTGTGTGGCGCGGAAAAAAAGGCGAGGTGACGCTGCACTATGACTCCGAAGCTTTCATCGCCGAGGTCCTCGCCGATAAGGTGCAGGATTTCGCGGGACGCGAACAAATCGTATACCGGCTTCGACTCCGGGCGACTTCGGCTTCGCTTCGGATAAATCATGTCTTTCGCTTCGAGTGCAGCGCCGGAACCGGGCAAATATCGAGTTAA